A single window of Mycolicibacterium aurum DNA harbors:
- a CDS encoding type II secretion system F family protein: MIWAAVLLACAVLAAPPASSGRVRHGPEPIGERRTRAGGDEALAVAASLDVLAACLRSGMAVSTAASAVAESAPAGLAGVLRRAADLLALGAEPSRAWSSPVGSQDSSAQTFLRMARRSAASGAALAQGVEDLAAHTRSEAADAASARAERASVLMAGPLGLCYLPAFLCLGIVPVVAGLAGEVLQSGLL, encoded by the coding sequence GTGATCTGGGCGGCGGTTCTTCTCGCGTGCGCGGTGCTCGCCGCGCCGCCTGCGTCATCGGGCCGGGTGCGGCATGGACCCGAGCCGATCGGTGAGCGACGTACGCGTGCGGGCGGCGACGAGGCGTTGGCCGTGGCAGCGAGCCTGGACGTCCTGGCCGCCTGCCTGCGTTCCGGGATGGCGGTGTCCACCGCGGCGTCGGCGGTGGCGGAGTCGGCTCCCGCCGGTTTGGCGGGCGTACTGCGGCGGGCCGCCGATCTTCTCGCGCTGGGAGCGGAACCGAGTCGCGCATGGTCGAGTCCTGTTGGCTCGCAGGACAGTTCGGCGCAGACCTTCCTGCGGATGGCGCGCCGCTCCGCGGCGTCGGGTGCAGCGTTGGCGCAGGGGGTCGAGGATCTCGCTGCTCACACGCGCAGCGAGGCCGCCGACGCGGCCAGTGCGCGGGCCGAACGCGCTTCGGTCCTGATGGCCGGCCCGCTGGGTCTGTGTTATCTCCCCGCGTTCCTGTGCCTGGGAATCGTGCCCGTCGTCGCCGGCCTCGCCGGTGAGGTCCTGCAGTCGGGACTTCTGTGA
- a CDS encoding type II secretion system F family protein, with translation MIGAALALALAVLVTPADSRRRTRALRGSRPRRLRIPAPACGVFLCAALSVLLGPAAGVASGLLVATLLARRRIARRRRVRVATAASLQGALDVLVGELRVGAHPVAAISTAAHESDDRVARSLGAVAARALLGADVAAGLRAEGARSPLPGHWERLAVCWHLAQVHGLAIAALMQAAQRDIAERERFGSRVDAGMAGARATATILAGLPVLGVLLGLAIGADPVRFLLSGGAGGWLLVVGTALVCCGLLWSDRITSQVLT, from the coding sequence CCCGCCGACTCGCGCCGGCGCACGCGTGCGCTACGCGGTTCGCGCCCGAGGCGGCTGCGCATACCAGCTCCCGCGTGCGGAGTGTTTCTCTGCGCGGCTCTATCGGTGCTGCTCGGCCCAGCCGCAGGGGTCGCGAGCGGACTGCTGGTAGCCACGCTGCTGGCGCGACGGCGCATCGCGCGGCGGCGCCGCGTTCGTGTGGCGACCGCCGCCTCGTTGCAGGGCGCACTCGACGTTCTCGTCGGGGAACTCCGCGTCGGCGCACATCCGGTCGCCGCCATCAGCACCGCGGCGCACGAGTCAGACGATCGGGTGGCCCGATCCCTGGGCGCCGTGGCGGCGCGGGCACTGCTGGGCGCCGACGTCGCCGCAGGCCTGCGTGCAGAGGGGGCCCGGTCGCCGCTGCCTGGCCACTGGGAACGGCTGGCCGTGTGTTGGCATCTCGCCCAGGTGCACGGGCTGGCGATCGCCGCACTGATGCAGGCGGCCCAGCGCGACATCGCCGAACGTGAGCGTTTCGGCAGCCGCGTCGATGCGGGGATGGCCGGTGCGCGCGCCACGGCCACGATCCTGGCCGGCCTTCCGGTGCTCGGCGTTCTGCTCGGCCTCGCGATCGGCGCCGACCCGGTGCGCTTCCTGCTGTCCGGCGGCGCGGGTGGCTGGCTGCTTGTCGTGGGTACGGCGCTGGTCTGCTGCGGCCTGCTCTGGTCGGACCGCATCACCTCACAGGTCCTGACGTGA